The following proteins come from a genomic window of Bradyrhizobium paxllaeri:
- a CDS encoding outer membrane beta-barrel protein → MQSKFLFWGAATAALVASGAVNSADLRPVVSVPPALWSWTGGYIGGHVGGGYGRTSFSDPYGPSIYGDVVNTPVFLAGGQIGYNWQTNGWVLGAELDASHAVSDGTNSCLAFSATVVIATCKASPNVFVTGTARIGYTFGPQGHTLAYVKAGVAWQNNRGDIANNNEFRGYFAGFPQHTTRFGYGRFGGTVGVGLEQALTPAWSVKFEYDYMGFGGPHLETPPTMQFPPLAVILGNTSSLSSSYHIGKIGLNYHFGADPRALEWSDASPYSENGTAKAKPIAYTSDWSLEGGSRVWLSRGTFQWDYILAPSMPGDDGIPNSRLTYHGLDGISGEFFGRLDSLWGVFLKGNIGIGRFNKGKMNDEDSIATKDIAYSNTLSSQANGKFMYYTADIGYNFLRGSSYKLGGFVGWTYYGQKSDSMGCKQTASSSPYWICGMPYQQQLIGSQDANWNAPRIGLSAEAMLLKRWRVSAEVAYLPWTDFSGRDNHLLRPDTVFYDQRGDGGAGVQVEGTLSYFLTRNFSVGVGARYWAMWTKDHSNVTFTCSSCSALDGFYQHPTLAKYSMERWGTFFQASYKFD, encoded by the coding sequence ATGCAATCGAAGTTTCTTTTTTGGGGTGCCGCAACAGCTGCGCTCGTTGCAAGCGGTGCCGTCAACTCGGCCGATCTTAGGCCGGTAGTAAGTGTCCCACCGGCACTCTGGAGCTGGACCGGAGGATATATCGGCGGGCACGTCGGCGGAGGCTACGGCCGGACATCATTCAGTGACCCCTACGGCCCCTCAATTTATGGGGACGTCGTCAATACCCCTGTGTTCCTCGCCGGAGGACAAATCGGCTACAATTGGCAAACGAATGGGTGGGTTCTCGGTGCCGAACTAGACGCGAGCCATGCTGTCTCCGATGGCACAAACAGCTGTCTTGCCTTCTCAGCCACTGTTGTGATCGCCACCTGCAAGGCAAGTCCAAACGTCTTTGTCACAGGGACCGCTCGCATCGGGTACACCTTTGGCCCTCAGGGCCACACGCTGGCCTACGTCAAGGCAGGCGTAGCCTGGCAAAACAATCGTGGCGATATCGCCAACAACAACGAATTCCGGGGCTATTTTGCTGGGTTCCCGCAGCACACGACACGATTCGGTTACGGTCGTTTCGGTGGGACCGTCGGAGTCGGCCTTGAACAAGCGCTCACGCCTGCTTGGTCGGTCAAATTTGAATACGACTATATGGGCTTTGGCGGGCCACATCTAGAGACCCCACCGACCATGCAGTTTCCGCCCCTTGCAGTCATTCTCGGCAACACCAGCAGCTTATCCAGTAGCTATCACATCGGAAAGATCGGCCTGAACTACCATTTTGGCGCCGACCCGAGGGCACTGGAGTGGTCCGATGCATCGCCGTATTCGGAAAACGGGACCGCCAAAGCGAAGCCGATTGCATACACGAGCGATTGGTCGCTCGAAGGCGGCTCACGGGTCTGGCTCAGCCGGGGAACATTCCAGTGGGACTACATTCTTGCGCCCTCGATGCCTGGAGATGACGGCATTCCTAATTCAAGGCTCACCTATCACGGCCTGGACGGCATTTCCGGCGAATTTTTCGGGCGTCTCGATAGTCTCTGGGGGGTATTCCTGAAGGGCAATATTGGCATCGGACGCTTCAACAAAGGAAAGATGAACGACGAAGATTCAATCGCCACCAAGGACATTGCCTACAGCAACACGTTATCGAGCCAGGCGAATGGAAAATTCATGTACTACACGGCCGATATTGGTTACAATTTTCTGCGCGGCAGCAGCTATAAACTGGGTGGATTTGTCGGATGGACCTATTACGGCCAGAAGTCCGATTCGATGGGATGCAAGCAGACCGCCTCGTCCTCGCCGTACTGGATATGCGGGATGCCGTACCAGCAACAGCTCATTGGCAGTCAAGACGCCAATTGGAATGCACCGCGCATCGGTCTTAGCGCGGAGGCTATGCTGCTTAAGCGCTGGCGCGTGAGTGCCGAGGTTGCCTACCTTCCGTGGACCGACTTCAGTGGTCGCGATAACCATCTCCTCCGTCCCGACACAGTTTTCTACGATCAGCGCGGGGACGGCGGAGCCGGCGTTCAGGTGGAAGGAACTCTATCCTACTTTCTCACCAGGAATTTCAGCGTTGGCGTTGGAGCCCGGTATTGGGCCATGTGGACCAAAGACCACAGCAATGTCACCTTCACCTGCAGCAGCTGCAGCGCTTTGGATGGCTTTTATCAGCACCCTACACTTGCGAAGTACAGCATGGAACGATGGGGCACGTTCTTCCAAGCCTCTTACAAGTTTGACTGA
- a CDS encoding ferredoxin--NADP reductase, whose protein sequence is MSDFNQESVLSVHHWTDNLFSFTTTRDPSFRFRSGEFTKIGLKIDEKPLLRACSLASAYYEERLEFFSIKVPGGPLTSRLQHLKEGDEIIVGREATGTLVLDNLEEGRNLYLIGTGTGVAPFLSVIKDPETYLRFKNVVLLHGCRRIADLAYGEMITGKLPSDELVGDFARYQLIYHPTVTRDRFYNRGRITDLIASGKLFPDIELPELEPQHDRVMICGSPALVRDARELLVAKGFIEGNHGEPAQFVFEKEFAERNGLGSARPRGLHES, encoded by the coding sequence ATGAGCGATTTCAACCAAGAAAGCGTGCTGAGCGTCCATCACTGGACCGACAATCTCTTCAGCTTCACCACTACGCGGGATCCCTCGTTCCGCTTCCGTAGCGGCGAATTCACCAAGATCGGGCTCAAGATCGACGAGAAGCCGCTGCTGCGTGCGTGCAGCCTGGCCAGCGCCTATTACGAGGAACGGCTGGAATTCTTCTCGATCAAAGTGCCGGGTGGTCCCTTAACCTCGCGTCTGCAGCATCTGAAGGAGGGTGACGAGATCATCGTCGGCCGCGAGGCGACGGGGACGCTGGTCCTCGATAATCTCGAGGAAGGGCGCAATCTCTATCTGATCGGCACCGGCACTGGGGTTGCTCCGTTCCTGAGCGTGATCAAGGATCCCGAAACCTATCTTCGATTCAAGAATGTCGTGCTGCTGCATGGCTGCCGCCGCATCGCGGATCTCGCCTATGGCGAGATGATCACGGGAAAACTGCCGAGCGACGAGCTGGTCGGCGACTTTGCGCGTTACCAGTTGATCTATCATCCAACCGTGACGCGCGATCGCTTCTACAACCGTGGACGGATCACCGACCTGATCGCGTCAGGCAAGCTGTTTCCTGACATCGAGCTGCCGGAGCTCGAGCCGCAGCATGACCGCGTTATGATTTGCGGCAGCCCCGCACTGGTGCGCGATGCCCGCGAGCTATTGGTGGCAAAGGGGTTTATCGAAGGCAATCACGGCGAGCCGGCGCAATTCGTGTTCGAAAAGGAGTTCGCCGAACGAAATGGTTTGGGCTCTGCTAGGCCAAGGGGTCTCCACGAATCATGA
- a CDS encoding molybdopterin-dependent oxidoreductase, with amino-acid sequence MLVHRFIQPAAPEIPQAYSDAPRRSLTFVVTACLAFAFTCLPEAGIAQEHPILTISGRINASDAKAGLTFRRSDLEAMGMVSFETSTPWYKHPVKFEGVPLDKLLKNVGATGQRLVAMALNDYSTEIPVEDFAKYNAILAIKRDGEYMPIRDKGPLFIVYPYDTDPELRSQKFYSRSAWQVNRLIVK; translated from the coding sequence GTGTTAGTTCATCGCTTCATCCAACCAGCCGCTCCGGAGATTCCCCAAGCCTATTCAGATGCGCCGCGTCGCAGCTTAACGTTCGTTGTTACGGCCTGCCTGGCGTTCGCCTTCACCTGCTTGCCTGAGGCCGGCATAGCTCAGGAACACCCTATCTTGACCATCAGCGGCAGGATCAATGCCTCCGACGCCAAAGCCGGCCTCACCTTCCGCCGTTCCGACCTAGAAGCGATGGGAATGGTGAGCTTCGAAACCAGCACGCCCTGGTACAAGCATCCCGTCAAGTTCGAAGGCGTTCCGCTCGACAAGCTGTTGAAGAACGTCGGCGCCACTGGTCAGCGTCTGGTCGCAATGGCGCTGAACGACTACAGTACCGAGATTCCCGTCGAGGACTTCGCGAAATACAACGCTATCCTCGCAATCAAACGCGATGGCGAATATATGCCGATCCGAGACAAGGGGCCGCTGTTCATCGTCTATCCCTACGACACGGACCCCGAGCTGCGAAGCCAGAAGTTCTACAGTCGCTCAGCGTGGCAGGTGAACCGCCTGATCGTGAAGTAA
- a CDS encoding putative bifunctional diguanylate cyclase/phosphodiesterase: MSNLRPIKILLALVIGVFVAATAYISALVMERQSALERVSRYNVAWLVGQATSEYTRLEQRVSAFGLPDSKISADEVRLRFDIIVNRLSLLRTGEVEEFVKADAEYAATIDALARALDAVQPYLEDLNPAHVPRLLQILLPVDARLAQLAAAANRVGGDRVADDQHQLIRLHWTFSVMAAGLIVCGIALIVLLAWHNRLLQRAHNEMKVLTDDLRVTSENLAEAHQEVQFANAELERQNETLVRRDRDLRTQNERFEAALGNMSQALCLVDAQQRLVICNQRYQAMFGFDKNLLKAGAPMRHLAEFLSASSDEGASLYQVYANQQILVHENRARTYFEELNDGRTVGVSHQPLSEGGWVATYEDLTERRRAEARIAHMAHHDALTGLPNRTLFHERMIAALERAEDGGGFAVMLLDLDRFKNVNDTLGHPVGDALLKSVAERLSATVRPGDLVARLGGDEFAVLAMDASNHDISQLADRILRAIAEPFEIDGHHINIGTSIGVALALADGHAPDELLKNADLALYQAKAAGRATFCLFKAEMNLELQTRRQIELDLRVALAEGEFHLLYQPQVNLTSGRIIGCEALLRWNHPVRGPVPPSEFIPIAEEAGLIPAIGDWALRRACHEAAGWRSDVKIAVNMSPAQFNNPNLPHNVVLALAASGLPAERLELEITESLLLQDNDTTMATLHRMRELGVGIALDDFGTGYSSLSYLRRFPFDKIKIDQTFVREMTTDADCMSIIQSVIDLAHTLRMKTTGEGVETVQQKESLQVAGCTDAQGFYFFRPMSGKQIADLLALGANRETAA; encoded by the coding sequence ATGTCGAACCTTCGCCCAATCAAAATTTTGCTCGCGCTGGTCATCGGCGTGTTCGTTGCCGCCACCGCTTACATCTCCGCATTGGTGATGGAGCGCCAAAGCGCGCTCGAGCGGGTCTCGCGTTACAATGTCGCCTGGTTGGTTGGTCAGGCGACATCAGAGTACACGCGTCTCGAGCAACGGGTAAGCGCGTTCGGTCTCCCGGACAGCAAGATCAGCGCGGACGAGGTGCGCCTGCGCTTTGACATCATTGTCAACCGGCTTTCGCTCCTGCGTACTGGCGAGGTCGAGGAGTTCGTGAAAGCAGATGCGGAATACGCCGCGACCATCGACGCGCTCGCGCGAGCCCTTGACGCCGTCCAACCGTACCTCGAGGATCTGAACCCGGCGCATGTTCCGAGATTGCTGCAGATCCTGCTGCCGGTGGATGCCCGTCTCGCCCAGCTCGCCGCCGCCGCCAACCGCGTCGGCGGCGACCGCGTTGCGGACGATCAGCACCAGCTGATCCGCCTACACTGGACCTTCTCGGTAATGGCGGCCGGGCTGATCGTGTGCGGCATCGCACTGATCGTCTTGCTCGCCTGGCACAATCGCCTGCTGCAGAGAGCCCACAACGAGATGAAGGTGCTCACTGATGACCTGCGGGTCACATCCGAAAACCTGGCGGAAGCTCATCAGGAGGTGCAGTTCGCCAACGCCGAGCTGGAGCGGCAGAACGAGACGCTTGTCCGGCGTGATCGTGACCTGCGCACGCAAAACGAAAGGTTCGAGGCCGCTCTCGGCAATATGTCGCAGGCGCTTTGCCTGGTGGACGCACAGCAGCGACTTGTCATCTGCAACCAGCGCTATCAGGCGATGTTCGGTTTCGACAAGAACCTGCTGAAGGCCGGCGCGCCGATGCGTCACCTTGCGGAATTCCTTTCCGCGAGCAGCGACGAGGGCGCCAGCCTGTACCAGGTTTATGCCAATCAACAGATCCTGGTGCATGAGAACCGGGCCCGGACCTACTTCGAGGAATTGAACGACGGGCGCACCGTGGGCGTATCACATCAGCCGCTCAGCGAGGGAGGCTGGGTGGCAACATATGAGGATCTGACGGAGCGGAGGCGTGCCGAGGCGCGGATCGCGCACATGGCGCACCATGATGCGTTGACCGGCCTGCCAAACCGCACGTTGTTTCATGAGCGCATGATCGCAGCGCTCGAGCGTGCAGAAGATGGCGGAGGGTTTGCAGTCATGCTGCTTGACCTCGACCGCTTCAAGAACGTGAACGATACGCTCGGCCATCCGGTCGGAGATGCGCTGCTGAAATCTGTGGCAGAACGCCTGAGCGCGACCGTGCGGCCCGGCGATCTGGTTGCACGGCTCGGCGGAGACGAATTCGCCGTGCTGGCGATGGATGCATCCAATCACGACATCTCTCAGCTTGCCGACCGAATACTTCGGGCCATCGCCGAACCATTCGAGATCGATGGACACCACATCAACATCGGAACGAGCATCGGCGTCGCGCTCGCGCTGGCGGACGGCCATGCTCCTGATGAGCTGCTCAAGAACGCAGACCTCGCCCTATATCAGGCAAAGGCGGCGGGCCGGGCGACATTCTGCCTTTTCAAAGCGGAAATGAATCTGGAACTGCAGACGCGGCGGCAGATCGAATTGGACTTGCGAGTTGCGCTGGCGGAAGGTGAATTTCACCTCCTGTACCAGCCCCAGGTTAATCTGACCTCGGGCCGGATAATCGGGTGTGAGGCGCTGCTTCGGTGGAATCACCCGGTGCGGGGTCCTGTGCCGCCGTCCGAATTCATCCCCATCGCCGAAGAGGCGGGACTCATTCCTGCGATCGGTGATTGGGCGCTGCGTCGAGCCTGCCATGAAGCAGCAGGCTGGCGATCCGATGTCAAGATCGCGGTCAACATGTCGCCGGCGCAGTTCAATAATCCCAACCTTCCGCACAACGTGGTGCTGGCGCTGGCGGCTTCAGGCCTCCCAGCCGAACGGCTAGAGCTCGAGATCACCGAATCGCTGCTGCTGCAGGACAACGACACCACGATGGCTACGTTGCATCGGATGCGCGAACTCGGGGTCGGGATCGCGCTCGATGACTTTGGAACCGGATACTCCTCGCTCAGCTATCTACGGCGCTTTCCGTTCGACAAGATCAAGATCGACCAAACGTTCGTCCGCGAGATGACCACCGATGCAGATTGCATGTCGATCATCCAGTCGGTCATCGATCTCGCGCACACGCTCCGCATGAAGACAACCGGCGAGGGAGTTGAAACAGTGCAACAGAAGGAGAGCCTGCAGGTCGCCGGCTGCACCGATGCGCAGGGTTTTTACTTCTTCCGGCCCATGTCGGGCAAACAGATCGCCGATTTACTGGCGCTCGGTGCGAACCGGGAGACGGCGGCCTAG
- a CDS encoding 6-pyruvoyl trahydropterin synthase family protein: protein MNVRQENKSGMATSLLSKPSSPPIAPASAGLIYRSTKTYGHSEGLSCCFRQWRATHSHCSLLHGYALSFAFVFSTRELDECNWCFDFGDLKEVKAWLHHMFDHTTLVAADDPHLTVFESLQRTGLAELRVLPGVGCEAIARHAFDHISDYVAKKTAARVWLESVEVREHSGNSAIYCNPAGA, encoded by the coding sequence ATGAACGTTCGTCAAGAAAATAAATCTGGCATGGCAACCAGCCTGCTGTCTAAACCTTCCTCGCCGCCGATTGCGCCCGCCTCGGCCGGTCTGATCTACCGTTCGACCAAGACGTACGGTCACAGCGAAGGCTTGTCATGCTGCTTTCGGCAGTGGCGCGCGACGCACTCGCATTGCAGCCTGCTGCATGGTTACGCTCTGTCCTTCGCCTTTGTCTTCAGCACACGCGAGCTCGATGAATGCAACTGGTGCTTCGATTTCGGAGACCTGAAGGAGGTCAAGGCGTGGCTGCATCACATGTTCGATCACACGACGCTGGTCGCGGCGGACGATCCACACCTTACCGTCTTTGAATCGTTGCAGCGGACGGGGCTGGCAGAGCTTCGCGTGCTGCCGGGAGTGGGGTGCGAAGCGATTGCAAGGCACGCCTTCGATCACATATCGGATTATGTGGCGAAGAAAACAGCGGCCAGGGTGTGGCTTGAAAGCGTGGAAGTCCGCGAACACAGCGGCAACTCCGCGATCTACTGCAATCCGGCCGGAGCCTGA
- the folE gene encoding GTP cyclohydrolase I, producing MRLPPRGAALCNEAIEGFADRAAKVAMIAEASQKLEELFDVLRIDHVNDHNTRDTPRRVAKMLVEEVLRGRYDAAPKITEFENVERCDRLIVTGPIDVRSTCAHHLMPIHGQAYIGVLPSPEGKIIGLSKYDRIVEYFCARLQIQEELVSQIGNYIVDATAPKGLAIRISAVHMCRTHRGVRASEQSRMINSAFFGEMLHNQDLKNEFLHEALALERRIGT from the coding sequence TTGCGGCTGCCGCCGCGGGGCGCCGCACTTTGCAACGAAGCCATTGAGGGATTTGCCGATCGAGCCGCGAAAGTCGCGATGATCGCGGAAGCGTCGCAGAAATTAGAGGAGCTATTCGACGTTCTGCGTATCGATCATGTGAACGATCATAACACCCGCGATACGCCGCGGCGGGTCGCCAAGATGCTTGTTGAGGAAGTGCTGCGCGGCCGTTACGACGCGGCGCCGAAAATCACCGAATTCGAAAACGTCGAACGCTGTGATCGTCTGATTGTCACCGGACCGATCGACGTGCGCTCGACTTGTGCGCATCACCTCATGCCGATCCATGGACAAGCCTACATCGGCGTGCTTCCATCGCCCGAGGGCAAGATCATCGGCTTGTCGAAATACGACCGCATCGTCGAGTACTTCTGCGCGCGACTGCAGATCCAGGAGGAGCTCGTCTCCCAGATCGGCAACTACATCGTCGACGCGACTGCGCCGAAGGGGCTCGCCATTCGGATTAGCGCAGTTCACATGTGCAGGACCCACCGCGGGGTCCGCGCGAGCGAGCAGAGCCGGATGATCAACAGCGCCTTCTTCGGTGAGATGCTGCACAACCAGGATCTTAAGAACGAATTCCTGCACGAGGCTCTGGCGCTGGAACGGCGAATCGGCACATGA
- a CDS encoding Flp family type IVb pilin: MLVRFLRDESRAIAIEYGLIAVGISLMAAVNRPGSKLSTKFAPINGSVTGGARRLARAELTDPS, from the coding sequence ATGCTAGTTCGCTTTTTACGCGATGAGTCTCGAGCTATCGCCATAGAATATGGGCTGATAGCGGTGGGTATCTCACTTATGGCAGCCGTGAATAGGCCAGGATCTAAACTCAGTACGAAGTTCGCTCCGATCAACGGCTCTGTGACCGGTGGCGCTCGCCGGCTCGCTCGCGCCGAATTAACCGATCCGTCGTAA